A single Fusarium oxysporum Fo47 chromosome IV, complete sequence DNA region contains:
- a CDS encoding L-lysine 6-monooxygenase (NADPH-requiring)-domain-containing protein — translation MSPHSEVSFNGSEAPVSNSTTNGHNGTNGTNGITNGHNGHVNGNSNSNGNGAAPAARHGPRVHKERSPYLESAPADSEFDLICAGFGPASLAVAVAIHDAIAEGKKLRPDGAAPKVLFLEKQTKFAWHAGMLLPGAKMQISFIKDLATLRNPRSEFTFLNYLHRQGRLVDFTNLSTFLPARTEYEDYLRWCSSWFDHVVSYNNEVLSISPESKEAGAVKTFTVQARNGKTGQVESFRSRHVLVAAGGQPSLPKSLPAKHPRVLHSSQFANYAPQILAKQNAPYRVAVIGAGQSAAEIFNNVQNLYPNSKTYLIMRQEFLRPSDDSPFVNSIFNPEYIDNLWPRSVRARETLLTEARATNYGVVRLELIEHLFEKMYDQKREISDDETQWPHRILAGREIASVDTKGDALEIKVQRVNDGPLDGFVDQETFDVDLIVAATGYKRSAHVDMLKDAWTMLPKTVSGRNESPKGVNGWNVETQDGERKLAVGRDYRVKFSPGTVADDSGVWLQGCCEGTHGVSDPPRTVHSIDTNIVSS, via the exons ATGTCACCCCACAGCGAGGTTTCATTCAACGGCTCCGAGGCCCCGGTCTCCAACAGTACCACCAACGGTCACAACGGTACAAATGGCACCAACGGTATTACTAACGGCCACAACGGCCATGTCAAcggcaacagcaacagcaacggAAACGGAGCTGCTCCTGCTGCCCGCCATGGACCCCGAGTTCACAAGGAGAGATCTCCTTATCTCGAGTCCGCTCCTGCGGATTCTGAGTTTGACCTCATCTGTGCTGGCTTCGGCCCCGCATCTTTGGCTGTAGCCGTCGCTATTCACGATGCCATCGCCGAGGGCAAGAAGCTTCGCCCTGATGGCGCAGCTCCCAAGGTCCTTTTCCTGGAGAAGCAGACCAAGTTCGCTTGGCATGCCGGTATGCTGCTCCCTGGAGCCAAGATGCAAATCTCCTTCATCAAGGATCTGGCCACTCTTCGCAACCCCCGATCTGAGTTTACTTTCCTTAACTACCTCCACCGTCAGGGTCGCCTCGTTGACTTTACCAACTTGAGCACTTTCCTCCCTGCCCGTACTGAATACGAGGACTACCTTCGCTGGTGCTCTTCTTGGTTTGACCATGTTGTGAGCTACAACAACGAGGTTCTCTCTATCTCCCCCGAGAGCAAGGAGGCCGGTGCCGTCAAGACTTTTACCGTTCAGGCTCGCAATGGCAAGACTGGCCAGGTCGAATCTTTCCGCAGCCGTCACGtccttgttgctgctggtggccAGCCTTCGCTCCCCAAGAGCCTCCCTGCTAAGCACCCTCGTGTCCTGCACTCTTCTCAATTCGCCAACTACGCCCCTCAGATCCTAGCCAAGCAGAACGCTCCTTACCGCGTTGCTGTTATCGGTGCTGGCCAGAGTGCCGCtgagatcttcaacaacGTCCAGAACCTGTACCCCAACTCCAAGACCTACCTTATCATGCGCCAGGAGTTCCTGCGCCCCAGTGATGACTCTCCATT cgtcaactccatcttcaaccCCGAGTACATTGACAACCTGTGGCCACGATCTGTCAGGGCTCGTGAGACTCTTTTGACTGAGGCTCGCGCCACCAACTACGGTGTTGTTCGCCTGGAGCTCATTGAGCACCTCTTCGAGAAGATGTATGACCAGAAGCGTGAGATCAGCGACGATGAGACACAGTGGCCCCACAGAATTCTCGCTGGCCGTGAGATTGCCAGCGTCGACACCAAGGGTGACGCTCTCGAGATCAAGGTCCAACGCGTGAACGATGGTCCtctcgatggcttcgtcgacCAGGAGActtttgatgttgatctgATCGTTGCTGCTACCGGTTACAAGCGAAGCGCTCACGTCGACATGCTCAAGGACGCCTGGACAATGCTCCCCAAGACCGTATCGGGACGCAACGAGTCCCCCAAGGGTGTCAACGGCTGGAACGTCGAGACACAAGATGGCGAGCGTAAGCTGGCAGTTGGAAGGGACTACCGAGTCAAGTTCTCCCCTGGCACTGTTGCCGACGACTCTGGCGTCTGGCTGCAGGGCTGCTGCGAGGGTACTCACGGGGTAAGTGATCCACCGCGAACTGTTCATTCAATAGATACTAACATTGTCTCTAGCTGA